From the Streptomyces nodosus genome, the window AACACCAGGTCGTGGCGGCCGGGGCCGTAAAGTGGGCGCCGCCCGAGCCTGTGATGGGAAGGACCCCCACCCCGTGACCGACGATCCCGTCGACGACCTCAAGCCCAGCTTCCGCAGCGATGTCACCGTCGAACTGGTCAAGCACAGCGCGGCCGACTCCGACGTGCTGTGGGCCGCCCGTGTCTCCACCGCCGGGGAGCAGTCCCTGGACGAGCTGAAGAAGGACCCCGAGCGGTCCAAGGGCCTGATCAACTACCTGATGCGGGACCGGCACGGAAGCCCCTTCGAGCACAACTCGATGACCTTCTTCATCAGCGCCCCGATCTTCGTCTTCCGCGAGTTCATGCGGCATCGGGTGGGCTGGTCGTACAACGAGGAGAGCGGCCGCTACCGCGAGCTCCAGCCGGTCTTCTACGTCCCCGCCGAGTCCCGCAAGCTGGTCCAGGAGGGCCGCCCCGGGAAGTACCGCTTCGTCGAGGGCACCCGGGCGCAGCAGGAACTGGTCGGCCGTGCGATGGAGGACGCCTATGTGCACGCGTACGAGGCGTACCAGGAGATGCTCGCCGCCGGTGTCGCCCGTGAGGTCGCCCGCTCGGTCCTGCCGGTCGGTCTTTTCTCCTCCATGTACGCCACCTGCAACGCTCGCTCGCTGATGCACTTCCTCGGCCTGCGCACCCAGCACGAGCTGGCCCAGGTGCCGTCCTTCCCGCAGCGGGAGATCGAGATGGTCGGCGAGCGGATGGAGGCGCTGTGGGCCGAGCTCATGCCGCTCACCCATGCCGCCTTCAACACCAATGGCCGTATCGCCCCGTAGCGCTCTCAGCCTCCGGTCGGCACAGATGTGCGGTCAGCCGAGCGAAGTGTCCGTATTGCGGCATTTCGAGAAGTTCATCTAGCCTGATCAAACGGACCCGGCACTGCTTGAACCCCCGAGCAGGCAGTGCCGGGTTCCACCTTTGTCAGGACTTTCCCCGCACCCTAGGGCGGCCCCTGCGCGACGCAGCGAGTAGCGTGTTACCCATGGCTCCGACCTCCACTCCGCAGATCCCCTTCGGGCGGATCCTCACCGCCATGGTCACGCCCTTCACGGCGGACGGCGCACTCGACCTCGACGGCGCGCAGCGGCTCGCCACCCACCTGGTGGACGCAGGCAACGACGGCCTGATCATCAACGGCACCACCGGCGAGTCACCCACCACCAGCGACGCGGAGAAAACGGACCTCGTACGAGCCGTCCTGGACGCGGTCGGAGACCGCGCCCATGTCGTCGCGGGCGTCGGCACCAATGACACCCGGCACAGCATCGAACTGGCGCGCGCGGCGCAGCAGGCCGGCGCGCACGGACTGCTGACCGTCACCCCGTACTACAACAAGCCCCCGCAGGACGGCCTGTACCGGCACTTCAAGGCCATCGCCGACGCCACCGACCTGCCGGTCATGCTGTACGACATCCCCGGCCGCAGCGGTGTCCCGATCAGCACCGAGACCATCGTGCGTCTGGCGGAGCACCCGCGGATCGTCGCGAACAAGGACGCCAAGGGCGATCTCGGCCGCGCCGGCTGGGCCATCGCGCGCTCCGGTCTCGCCTGGTACTCCGGCGACGACATGCTCAATCTTCCCCTGCTCTCGGTGGGCGCGGTCGGCTTCGTCTCGGTGGTGGGCCATGTGGTGACGCCCGAGCTGCGCGCCATGGCCGAGGCCTATGCGGGCGGCGACGTCCAGAAGGCCCTGGAGATCCACCAGAAGCTGCTCCCGGTCTTCACCGGCATGTTCCGCACCCAGGGCGTGATGACCACCAAGGCGGCGCTCGCCCTCCAGGGACTGCCCGCCGGACCGCTGCGCCTGCCCATGGTCGAGCTCTCGCCGGAGGAGACCGCGCAGCTCAAGATCGATCTTGCGGCCGGCGGGGTACAGCTCTGACACAGACTTCACAACTGAATAGGCAGGACACAGGTGCCTGCATCCCATCCGACAACTGCTTCTGCACGAACGTCATGCGCGCCACGTGCCCTACAGGTACGTGGCGTGCGTGGTGAGGAGAGTCTTTTGAGTCATCCGCATCCTGAACTCGGCTCGCCGCCGCCACTTCCCGAAGGCGGCCTGCGGGTCACCCCGCTCGGCGGTCTCGGCGAGATCGGCCGGAACATGACGGTCTTCGAGTACGGTGGCCGTCTGCTGATCGTCGACTGCGGAGTGCTCTTCCCCGAGGAGGAGCAGCCCGGAATCGACCTGATCCTGCCGGACTTCTCGTCGATCCGGGACCGTCTCGACGACATCGAGGGCATCGTCCTCACCCATGGCCACGAGGACCACATCGGTGGTGTCCCCTTCCTGCTGCGGGAGAAGCCCGACATCCCGCTGATCGGGTCCAAGCTCACCCTGGCCCTGATCGAGGCGAAGCTCCAGGAGCATCGCATCCGGCCGTACACGCTCGAGGTCGCCGAGGGCGGGCGCGAGCGGATCGGTCCCTTCGACTGCGAGTTCATCGCGGTCAACCACTCCATCCCGGACGCCCTCGCGGTCGCCATCAGGACCCCCGCCGGCATGGTGGTGCACACGGGCGACTTCAAGATGGACCAGCTGCCGCTGGACAACCGGCTGACCGATCTCCATGCGTTCGCACGGCTGAGTGAAGAGGGCATCGACCTCCTCCTCACCGACTCGACCAACGCGGAGGTCCCCGGGTTCACCCCGCACGAGCGCGACATCTCCCATGTGCTGCGCCAGGTGTTCGCGGGTGCCCGCAAGCGGATCATCGTGGCGAGCTTCGCCAGCCATGTCCACCGCATCCAGCAGATTCTGGACGCGGCGCACGAGTACGGCCGCCGGGTCGCCTTCGTCGGCCGCTCCATGGTCCGCAACATGGGCATCGCCCGGGACCTCGGCTATCTGAAGGTGCCGCCGGGCCTGGTGGTGGACGTCAAGACGCTGGACGACCTGCCGGACCACGAGGTCGTGCTGGTGTGCACCGGCTCGCAGGGCGAGCCGATGGCGGCGCTGTCCCGGATGGCGAACCGGGACCACCAGATCCGCATCGTCCAGGGCGACACGGTGATCCTCGCTTCATCGCTGATCCCCGGGAACGAGAACGCGGTGTACCGGGTGATCAACGGACTCACCCGCTGGGGTGCGAACGTCGTGCACAAGGGCAATGCCAAGGTGCATGTCTCGGGTCACGCGTCCGCGGGCGAGCTGCTGTACTTCTACAACATCTGCCGCCCGAAGAACCTGATGCCGGTCCACGGCGAATGGCGCCATCTGCGGGCCAACGCCGAACTCGGTGCGCTGACGGGTGTCCCGCACGACCGGATCGTCATCGCCGAGGACGGCGTCGCGGTCGACCTGGTCGAGGGCAAGGCCAGGATCTCCGGCA encodes:
- the thyX gene encoding FAD-dependent thymidylate synthase is translated as MTDDPVDDLKPSFRSDVTVELVKHSAADSDVLWAARVSTAGEQSLDELKKDPERSKGLINYLMRDRHGSPFEHNSMTFFISAPIFVFREFMRHRVGWSYNEESGRYRELQPVFYVPAESRKLVQEGRPGKYRFVEGTRAQQELVGRAMEDAYVHAYEAYQEMLAAGVAREVARSVLPVGLFSSMYATCNARSLMHFLGLRTQHELAQVPSFPQREIEMVGERMEALWAELMPLTHAAFNTNGRIAP
- the dapA gene encoding 4-hydroxy-tetrahydrodipicolinate synthase; amino-acid sequence: MAPTSTPQIPFGRILTAMVTPFTADGALDLDGAQRLATHLVDAGNDGLIINGTTGESPTTSDAEKTDLVRAVLDAVGDRAHVVAGVGTNDTRHSIELARAAQQAGAHGLLTVTPYYNKPPQDGLYRHFKAIADATDLPVMLYDIPGRSGVPISTETIVRLAEHPRIVANKDAKGDLGRAGWAIARSGLAWYSGDDMLNLPLLSVGAVGFVSVVGHVVTPELRAMAEAYAGGDVQKALEIHQKLLPVFTGMFRTQGVMTTKAALALQGLPAGPLRLPMVELSPEETAQLKIDLAAGGVQL
- a CDS encoding ribonuclease J, producing the protein MSHPHPELGSPPPLPEGGLRVTPLGGLGEIGRNMTVFEYGGRLLIVDCGVLFPEEEQPGIDLILPDFSSIRDRLDDIEGIVLTHGHEDHIGGVPFLLREKPDIPLIGSKLTLALIEAKLQEHRIRPYTLEVAEGGRERIGPFDCEFIAVNHSIPDALAVAIRTPAGMVVHTGDFKMDQLPLDNRLTDLHAFARLSEEGIDLLLTDSTNAEVPGFTPHERDISHVLRQVFAGARKRIIVASFASHVHRIQQILDAAHEYGRRVAFVGRSMVRNMGIARDLGYLKVPPGLVVDVKTLDDLPDHEVVLVCTGSQGEPMAALSRMANRDHQIRIVQGDTVILASSLIPGNENAVYRVINGLTRWGANVVHKGNAKVHVSGHASAGELLYFYNICRPKNLMPVHGEWRHLRANAELGALTGVPHDRIVIAEDGVAVDLVEGKARISGKVQAGYVYVDGLSVGDVGEPALKDRKILGDEGIISVFVVVDSSTGKITGGPYVQARGSGIEDSAFDGVLPKITEVLERSAQDGIVEPHQLQQLVRRTLGKWVSDSYRRRPMILPVVVEV